The proteins below come from a single Aegilops tauschii subsp. strangulata cultivar AL8/78 chromosome 6, Aet v6.0, whole genome shotgun sequence genomic window:
- the LOC109757455 gene encoding F-box only protein 7-like, which produces MESCSVARIMSLGKLAIHRTYLCNRIFRNLPKLLGFTPSSLKKFCKVEHVELQLTKKATLGTLPELPPDILMGIFATLEIPDLVRAGSVCSSWRSAYTSLRNLGQYNLQQTPCLLYNILLYTSESIGESVACLYSHAEKRSYKLTLPEPPIRTRCLIGSSHGWLVTVDDRSEMHLVNPITCEQIALPSVITIEQVNPIVDEYGALHKYEFSWHTGACGVYSSPSIFALDKLRHELHYKAFVFPDTSTGSYIVVLIHNPMRQLSFARVGDDKWTWLPPYDDYKDCTYKDGLLYAACTYKGELHTFDLSGPVVTRKTIISIPREYECEYMYVVQAPWGGLLLIWRIFEDHNVEPEPGASVFWNTTEYRIYEFDAERSELKEINCLRDHVLFLGHNQSLCLGAEEYPCLRANHAYFTDDNSLWICGLPNDHRDMGVLNLDDNSREDLVSPQLWSNFPAPMWITPDLRKMNLASEGD; this is translated from the exons ATGGAGTCATGTAGCGTTGCCAGGATAATGAGCTTAGGGAAGCTTGCTATACACAGGACGTATTTGTGCAACCGAATCTTCAGAAATTTGCCAAAGCTGCTAGGCTTCACTCCCAGCTCACTGAAGAAGTTCTGCAAAGTTGAACATGTTGAGCTACAACTGACCAAGAAGGCTACACTGGGCACATTGCCGGAGCTGCCTCCGGACATCTTGATGGGTATCTTTGCCACCCTTGAGATCCCTGACCTCGTGCGTGCCGGCTCTGTCTGCTCCTCCTGGCGCTCCGCATACACAAGCCTACGGAACCTTGGGCAGTACAATCTCCAGCAGACCCCATGCCTCCTCTATA ATATACTCCTCTACACTTCCGAATCCATCGGTGAGAGTGTTGCGTGCCTCTACAGCCACGCAGAGAAGAGGTCGTACAAGTTAACTCTCCCGGAGCCGCCTATACGCACTAGGTGTTTGATCGGGTCCTCACATGGCTGGCTGGTAACTGTTGATGACAGATCTGAGATGCACCTCGTCAATCCCATCACATGTGAACAGATTGCTCTCCCATCAGTGATCACCATCGAGCAGGTGAACCCCATAGTTGATGAGTATGGTGCTCTCCACAAGTATGAATTCTCATGGCACACTGGAGCCTGTGGTGTTTATAGCTCGCCATCAATCTTCGCTCTTGACAAGCTGCGGCATGAACTCCACTATAAAGCGTTTGTTTTCCCTGATACATCCACTGGAAGCTACATTGTCGTGCTCATCCATAATCCAATGCGTCAGCTCTCTTTTGCAAGGGTTGGGGATGATAAGTGGACCTGGTTGCCACCTTATGATGACTATAAGGACTGTACTTACAAGGATGGCTTGTTGTATGCTGCATGCACTTACAAGGGAGAACTTCACACCTTTGATCTTAGTGGCCCTGTGGTCACAAGGAAGACGATTATAAGCATACCCAGGGAGTATGAATGTGAGTACATGTACGTTGTTCAAGCTCCATGGGGTGGTCTGCTACTTATATGGAGGATCTTTGAGGATCATAATGTAGAACCTGAACCTGGGGCATCTGTGTTTTGGAACACTACGGAATATAGAATATATGAATTTGACGCTGAAAGAAGTGAACTTAAGGAAATCAATTGCTTGCGTGACCATGTGTTGTTTCTTGGGCATAATCAATCACTTTGTCTTGGTGCTGAAGAATATCCATGTCTCAGGGCAAATCATGCCTACTTCACCGATGATAATTCTTTATGGATATGTGGATTGCCGAATGATCACCGTGATATGGGAGTTCTTAACTTGGATGATAACAGCAGGGAGGACCTTGTGTCTCCGCAGCTTTGGTCAAACTTTCCGGCTCCAATGTGGATTACACCTGATCTTCGAAAGATGAACTTGGCTTCAGAGGGAGATTGA